The following coding sequences lie in one Numida meleagris isolate 19003 breed g44 Domestic line chromosome Z, NumMel1.0, whole genome shotgun sequence genomic window:
- the ZNF608 gene encoding zinc finger protein 608 isoform X6: MPTVPLWGRAGAVPASCPARSLRARARGCRRGARGTGKVDPLFTVPAPPPPISSSITPQILPSYFSPSSSNIAAPVEQLLVRTRSVGVNTYEVGVVTEPECLGPCEPGTSVNLEGIVWHETEEGVLVVNVTWRNKTYVGTLLDCTKHDWAPPRFCESPTSDLEMRGGRGRGKRARSAAAVAIPGNDTSFTESRGLQNKNRGGANGKGRRGSLNSSGRRTPPNCSVDEVKASPSSTNKRKTKPPMELDLNSSSEDTKCAKRVRTNSRSTPTTPQGKPETTFLDQGCSSPVLIDCPHPNCNKKYKHINGLRYHQAHAHLDPENKLEFEPDSEDKISDCEEPLSNTALECSEPSTNLPGFDPLKAPTSPSSVSTPGTPKGKREPTSNGTSTVISSKTGKNSGKKKGLNSELNSLPVISNMSTTLDNCSVADGNLQTEMPKLEAEGLIDKKSLSDKGKKANNCKVDKNISKLKTARPIAPTPAPAPPQLIAIPSTAFTTSTTGTIPGLPTLTTTVVQATPKSPPLKPIQPKPTIMGEPSTVNPALTSLKDKKKREKRKLKDKESKEGGSPKMDSKLGKLEDSKGSGKDLSGHFLKDHLNKNEVLANGLSESQESRMASIKAEADKVYTFTDNAPSPSIGSASRMECSTLVNGQSSMAPLHVLTQNGADSAAAKTNSPAYSDISDAADDGGSDSRSEGMRSKASSPSDIISNKDSVVKVHSSTTSQSAQAKESHSPYYHGYDPYYSPSYMQSGQVSAPAAGTCSTPQGLKIKKEAEEEAEKKEKAEASDAKKNESSSSNLQPQHQSVITQRHPALAQSLYYGQYAYGLYMDQKSLMASNPAYRQQYEKYYEDQRLAEQKLVQTGRDCERKNEPPLKEIGKDDKQKNIPSATISKAPSTPESSKNNTKIGSLVPNKGEETSKSQILSNHQQQLQSDSFKAKQMENHQLIKEAVEMKSVMDSMKQTGVDPTTRFKQDPDTRTWHHYVYQPKYLDQQKSEELDRDKKLKEDSPRKTPNKESSLPNLPVSLASIKEEPKEVKRSDSQSVDESKTKNDDRKTPVNWKDSRGARVAVSSPMSQHQSYIQYLHAYPYPQMYDPNHPAYRAVSPVLMHSYPGAYLSPGFHYPVYGKMSGREEAEKVNTSPSINAKSTTESKALDLLQQHASQYRSKSPVPVEKSAAEREREAERERDRHSPFSQRHLHTHHHTHVGMGYPLIPGQYDPFQGLTSAALVATQQVAAQASASENDEFGDVHCHVTGSHEEALYYRHQFHGVNLKCLNGRQKPVISFL, encoded by the exons GTGTCCTGGTGGTGAACGTTACATGGAGGAACAAGACTTACGTGGGAACGCTGCTGGACTGCACAAAGCATGACTGGGCCCCTCCCAG GTTTTGTGAATCGCCAACGAGTGACCTGGAAATGCGAGGAGGAAGGGGCAGGGGGAAGCGGGCAAGGTCCGCTGCAGCCGTGGCTATCCCTGGAAATGATACAAGTTTTACTGAGTCTAGAGGACTTCAGAATAAGAATCGAGGTGGTGCTaatggaaagggaaggaggggcAGCCTTAACTCAAGTGGGCGCAGGACACCCCCAAATTGCTCTGTGGATGAAGTCAAAGCCAGCCCCTCATCtacaaacaagagaaaaactaAGCCTCCTATGGAGCTAGACTTGAACTCCAGTTCGGAGGACACTAAGTGTGCAAAACGTGTTCGTACTAACTCTAGAAGCACTCCAACCACCCCACAGGGGAAACCAGAGACTACTTTTTTGGACCAAGGCTGCTCTTCTCCAGTGCTGATTGACTGTCCTCACCCCAACTGTAACAAAAAGTACAAGCACATTAATGGACTACGATACCATCAGGCTCATGCACATTTAGACCCAGAAAACAAACTGGAGTTTGAGCCTGACAGTGAAGACAAAATTTCAGACTGTGAGGAACCATTGAGTAACACGGCACTTGAATGCAGTGAACCAAGCACAAATTTGCCAGGCTTTGATCCACTAAAAGCACCAAcatctccttcctctgtttctaCCCCAGGGACCCCCAAGGGAAAAAGGGAACCGACCAGCAATGGCACCAGTACAGTTATCAGTTCCAAAACTGGCAAGAATTCTGGCAAAAAGAAGGGTCTGAACAGTGAGCTGAACAGCCTTCCAGTAATTTCTAACATGTCAACCACACTGGATAATTGCTCTGTAGCAGATGGCAATTTGCAAACTGAAATGCCAAAACTGGAGGCTGAAGGGTTAATAGACAAGAAGAGTTTGAGTGATAAAGGCAAGAAAGCTAATAATTGCAAAGtggataaaaatatttccaaactgaaaacagcCAGGCCCATTGCCCCAACGCCAGCACCGGCTCCTCCCCAGTTAATAGCTATACCTTCTACAGCCTTTACAACCAGCACTACAGGGACAATACCAGGACTGCCCACTCTAACAACTACTGTTGTGCAGGCTACACCAAAGAGCCCTCCGCTAAAACCTATTCAACCAAAGCCCACAATTATGGGAGAGCCAAGCACTGTAAACCCAGCTCTCACATCactcaaagacaaaaagaaaagggagaagcgAAAGCTAAAggacaaagaaagcaaagagggTGGAAGCCCTAAGATGGATTCTAAGCTGGGAAAGCTAGAGGATTCAAAAGGGTCTGGGAAAGATTTATCTGGACATTTTTTAAAGGACCATCTCAACAAGAATGAAGTGTTAGCTAATGGACTTTCTGAATCTCAAGAGAGCAGGATGGCAAGTATTAAGGCTGAAGCTGATAAGGTTTACACATTCACAGACAATGCGCCCAGCCCTTCTATAGGGAGTGCCTCCAGGATGGAATGCAGCACTTTGGTGAACGGACAATCTTCAATGGCGCCACTGCATGTGTTGACACAAAATGGTGCGGATAGCGCTGCTGCTAAGACCAACAGCCCTGCTTACTCTGATATTTCTGATGCAGCTGATGACGGTGGCTCTGACAGCCGGTCAGAGGGCATGAGGTCAAAGGCCAGCTCTCCTTCGGATATTATTTCTAATAAGGACAGTGTTGTAAAAGTACATTCTTCAACCACATCACAATCGGCACAAGCGAAAGAGTCCCATTCTCCCTATTACCATGGCTATGATCCTTATTATTCTCCAAGTTACATGCAGTCTGGACAGGTCAGTGCCCCAGCAGCTGGAACCTGCAGTACCCCACAGGGACTGAAGATCAAAAaagaggcagaggaagaggctgaaaagaaagagaaggcagaagcatcagatgccaagaaaaatgaaagcagttcCTCTAATTTGCAGCCACAACATCAGTCAGTAATAACACAAAGACACCCTGCACTTGCTCAGTCACTTTATTATGGACAGTATGCCTATGGGCTCTATATGGACCAAAAGTCCTTAATGGCCTCTAACCCTGCTTACAGACAGcagtatgaaaaatattatgagGACCAGCGGCTAGCAGAACAGAAGTTGGTACAGACTGGGAGGGACTGTGAAAGGAAGAATGAACCTCCCTTGAAGGAAATTGGAAAGGAtgataagcagaaaaatattccatcTGCAACTATTTCAAAGGCTCCTTCAACTCCAGAGTCAAGCAAAAATAACACTAAAATAGGGTCTTTGGTCCCTAACAAAGGTGAGGAGACGAGCAAATCACAGATCCTTTCCAatcaccagcagcagcttcaaTCTGACAGTTTCAAAgccaaacaaatggaaaaccaTCAGCTCATaaaggaggctgtggagatGAAATCTGTCATGGACTCCATGAAGCAAACGGGGGTAGATCCAACTACAAGATTTAAACAG GATCCAGATACACGAACATGGCATCATTATGTCTATCAGCCTAAATACCTTGATCAGCAAAAATCAGAAGAACTTGATCGGgataaaaagttaaaagaagaCAGCCCTAGAAAAACACCTAACAAGGAAAGCTCCCTGCCTAACCTTCCTGTCTCATTAGCAAGCATTAAAGAGGAGCCTAAAGAGGTCAAGCGTTCTGATTCTCAATCAGTGGATGAGAGCAAGACAAAAAACGATGATCGAAAGACTCCTGTAAATTGGAAGGACTCTCGGGGTGCTAGAGTAGCAGTTTCCTCACCAATGAGTCAGCATCAGTCATATATCCAGTACTTGCATGCTTATCCTTATCCACAGATGTATGATCCCAACCATCCAGCCTATCGAGCAGTCTCTCCTGTCCTAATGCACAGCTATCCTG GGGCATATCTCTCTCCAGGATTTCATTACCCAGTTTATGGGAAGATGTCAGGGAGAGAAGAGGCGGAGAAAGTCAATACCAGCCCAAGCATCAATGCGAAATCAACCACTGAGTCCAAAGCACTGGATTTGCTCCAGCAGCATGCCAGCCAGTATCGCAGCAAGTCCCCTGTT CCCGTGGAAAAATCGGCAGCTGAGCGTGAACGGGAAGCAGAAAGGGAGCGAGATCGTCATTCACCGTTTAGCCAGCGACATCTCCACACACACCATCACACACATGTTGGAATGGGTTACCCGCTTATACCTGGACAATATGACCCATTTCAAG gATTGACCTCTGCTGCCCTTGTTGCCACTCAGCAGGTGGCTGCGCAGGCATCTGCATCTG agaatGATGAGTTTGGAGATGTACATTGTCATGTGACTGGATCACATGAGGAAGCGCTTTATTACAGACATCAGTTCCATGGTGTTAATTTGAAATGCCTTAATGGCAGGCAAAAAccagtcatttcatttttgtaa
- the ZNF608 gene encoding zinc finger protein 608 isoform X7 has protein sequence MVDPLFTVPAPPPPISSSITPQILPSYFSPSSSNIAAPVEQLLVRTRSVGVNTYEVGVVTEPECLGPCEPGTSVNLEGIVWHETEEGVLVVNVTWRNKTYVGTLLDCTKHDWAPPRFCESPTSDLEMRGGRGRGKRARSAAAVAIPGNDTSFTESRGLQNKNRGGANGKGRRGSLNSSGRRTPPNCSVDEVKASPSSTNKRKTKPPMELDLNSSSEDTKCAKRVRTNSRSTPTTPQGKPETTFLDQGCSSPVLIDCPHPNCNKKYKHINGLRYHQAHAHLDPENKLEFEPDSEDKISDCEEPLSNTALECSEPSTNLPGFDPLKAPTSPSSVSTPGTPKGKREPTSNGTSTVISSKTGKNSGKKKGLNSELNSLPVISNMSTTLDNCSVADGNLQTEMPKLEAEGLIDKKSLSDKGKKANNCKVDKNISKLKTARPIAPTPAPAPPQLIAIPSTAFTTSTTGTIPGLPTLTTTVVQATPKSPPLKPIQPKPTIMGEPSTVNPALTSLKDKKKREKRKLKDKESKEGGSPKMDSKLGKLEDSKGSGKDLSGHFLKDHLNKNEVLANGLSESQESRMASIKAEADKVYTFTDNAPSPSIGSASRMECSTLVNGQSSMAPLHVLTQNGADSAAAKTNSPAYSDISDAADDGGSDSRSEGMRSKASSPSDIISNKDSVVKVHSSTTSQSAQAKESHSPYYHGYDPYYSPSYMQSGQVSAPAAGTCSTPQGLKIKKEAEEEAEKKEKAEASDAKKNESSSSNLQPQHQSVITQRHPALAQSLYYGQYAYGLYMDQKSLMASNPAYRQQYEKYYEDQRLAEQKLVQTGRDCERKNEPPLKEIGKDDKQKNIPSATISKAPSTPESSKNNTKIGSLVPNKGEETSKSQILSNHQQQLQSDSFKAKQMENHQLIKEAVEMKSVMDSMKQTGVDPTTRFKQDPDTRTWHHYVYQPKYLDQQKSEELDRDKKLKEDSPRKTPNKESSLPNLPVSLASIKEEPKEVKRSDSQSVDESKTKNDDRKTPVNWKDSRGARVAVSSPMSQHQSYIQYLHAYPYPQMYDPNHPAYRAVSPVLMHSYPGAYLSPGFHYPVYGKMSGREEAEKVNTSPSINAKSTTESKALDLLQQHASQYRSKSPVPVEKSAAEREREAERERDRHSPFSQRHLHTHHHTHVGMGYPLIPGQYDPFQGLTSAALVATQQVAAQASASENDEFGDVHCHVTGSHEEALYYRHQFHGVNLKCLNGRQKPVISFL, from the exons GTGTCCTGGTGGTGAACGTTACATGGAGGAACAAGACTTACGTGGGAACGCTGCTGGACTGCACAAAGCATGACTGGGCCCCTCCCAG GTTTTGTGAATCGCCAACGAGTGACCTGGAAATGCGAGGAGGAAGGGGCAGGGGGAAGCGGGCAAGGTCCGCTGCAGCCGTGGCTATCCCTGGAAATGATACAAGTTTTACTGAGTCTAGAGGACTTCAGAATAAGAATCGAGGTGGTGCTaatggaaagggaaggaggggcAGCCTTAACTCAAGTGGGCGCAGGACACCCCCAAATTGCTCTGTGGATGAAGTCAAAGCCAGCCCCTCATCtacaaacaagagaaaaactaAGCCTCCTATGGAGCTAGACTTGAACTCCAGTTCGGAGGACACTAAGTGTGCAAAACGTGTTCGTACTAACTCTAGAAGCACTCCAACCACCCCACAGGGGAAACCAGAGACTACTTTTTTGGACCAAGGCTGCTCTTCTCCAGTGCTGATTGACTGTCCTCACCCCAACTGTAACAAAAAGTACAAGCACATTAATGGACTACGATACCATCAGGCTCATGCACATTTAGACCCAGAAAACAAACTGGAGTTTGAGCCTGACAGTGAAGACAAAATTTCAGACTGTGAGGAACCATTGAGTAACACGGCACTTGAATGCAGTGAACCAAGCACAAATTTGCCAGGCTTTGATCCACTAAAAGCACCAAcatctccttcctctgtttctaCCCCAGGGACCCCCAAGGGAAAAAGGGAACCGACCAGCAATGGCACCAGTACAGTTATCAGTTCCAAAACTGGCAAGAATTCTGGCAAAAAGAAGGGTCTGAACAGTGAGCTGAACAGCCTTCCAGTAATTTCTAACATGTCAACCACACTGGATAATTGCTCTGTAGCAGATGGCAATTTGCAAACTGAAATGCCAAAACTGGAGGCTGAAGGGTTAATAGACAAGAAGAGTTTGAGTGATAAAGGCAAGAAAGCTAATAATTGCAAAGtggataaaaatatttccaaactgaaaacagcCAGGCCCATTGCCCCAACGCCAGCACCGGCTCCTCCCCAGTTAATAGCTATACCTTCTACAGCCTTTACAACCAGCACTACAGGGACAATACCAGGACTGCCCACTCTAACAACTACTGTTGTGCAGGCTACACCAAAGAGCCCTCCGCTAAAACCTATTCAACCAAAGCCCACAATTATGGGAGAGCCAAGCACTGTAAACCCAGCTCTCACATCactcaaagacaaaaagaaaagggagaagcgAAAGCTAAAggacaaagaaagcaaagagggTGGAAGCCCTAAGATGGATTCTAAGCTGGGAAAGCTAGAGGATTCAAAAGGGTCTGGGAAAGATTTATCTGGACATTTTTTAAAGGACCATCTCAACAAGAATGAAGTGTTAGCTAATGGACTTTCTGAATCTCAAGAGAGCAGGATGGCAAGTATTAAGGCTGAAGCTGATAAGGTTTACACATTCACAGACAATGCGCCCAGCCCTTCTATAGGGAGTGCCTCCAGGATGGAATGCAGCACTTTGGTGAACGGACAATCTTCAATGGCGCCACTGCATGTGTTGACACAAAATGGTGCGGATAGCGCTGCTGCTAAGACCAACAGCCCTGCTTACTCTGATATTTCTGATGCAGCTGATGACGGTGGCTCTGACAGCCGGTCAGAGGGCATGAGGTCAAAGGCCAGCTCTCCTTCGGATATTATTTCTAATAAGGACAGTGTTGTAAAAGTACATTCTTCAACCACATCACAATCGGCACAAGCGAAAGAGTCCCATTCTCCCTATTACCATGGCTATGATCCTTATTATTCTCCAAGTTACATGCAGTCTGGACAGGTCAGTGCCCCAGCAGCTGGAACCTGCAGTACCCCACAGGGACTGAAGATCAAAAaagaggcagaggaagaggctgaaaagaaagagaaggcagaagcatcagatgccaagaaaaatgaaagcagttcCTCTAATTTGCAGCCACAACATCAGTCAGTAATAACACAAAGACACCCTGCACTTGCTCAGTCACTTTATTATGGACAGTATGCCTATGGGCTCTATATGGACCAAAAGTCCTTAATGGCCTCTAACCCTGCTTACAGACAGcagtatgaaaaatattatgagGACCAGCGGCTAGCAGAACAGAAGTTGGTACAGACTGGGAGGGACTGTGAAAGGAAGAATGAACCTCCCTTGAAGGAAATTGGAAAGGAtgataagcagaaaaatattccatcTGCAACTATTTCAAAGGCTCCTTCAACTCCAGAGTCAAGCAAAAATAACACTAAAATAGGGTCTTTGGTCCCTAACAAAGGTGAGGAGACGAGCAAATCACAGATCCTTTCCAatcaccagcagcagcttcaaTCTGACAGTTTCAAAgccaaacaaatggaaaaccaTCAGCTCATaaaggaggctgtggagatGAAATCTGTCATGGACTCCATGAAGCAAACGGGGGTAGATCCAACTACAAGATTTAAACAG GATCCAGATACACGAACATGGCATCATTATGTCTATCAGCCTAAATACCTTGATCAGCAAAAATCAGAAGAACTTGATCGGgataaaaagttaaaagaagaCAGCCCTAGAAAAACACCTAACAAGGAAAGCTCCCTGCCTAACCTTCCTGTCTCATTAGCAAGCATTAAAGAGGAGCCTAAAGAGGTCAAGCGTTCTGATTCTCAATCAGTGGATGAGAGCAAGACAAAAAACGATGATCGAAAGACTCCTGTAAATTGGAAGGACTCTCGGGGTGCTAGAGTAGCAGTTTCCTCACCAATGAGTCAGCATCAGTCATATATCCAGTACTTGCATGCTTATCCTTATCCACAGATGTATGATCCCAACCATCCAGCCTATCGAGCAGTCTCTCCTGTCCTAATGCACAGCTATCCTG GGGCATATCTCTCTCCAGGATTTCATTACCCAGTTTATGGGAAGATGTCAGGGAGAGAAGAGGCGGAGAAAGTCAATACCAGCCCAAGCATCAATGCGAAATCAACCACTGAGTCCAAAGCACTGGATTTGCTCCAGCAGCATGCCAGCCAGTATCGCAGCAAGTCCCCTGTT CCCGTGGAAAAATCGGCAGCTGAGCGTGAACGGGAAGCAGAAAGGGAGCGAGATCGTCATTCACCGTTTAGCCAGCGACATCTCCACACACACCATCACACACATGTTGGAATGGGTTACCCGCTTATACCTGGACAATATGACCCATTTCAAG gATTGACCTCTGCTGCCCTTGTTGCCACTCAGCAGGTGGCTGCGCAGGCATCTGCATCTG agaatGATGAGTTTGGAGATGTACATTGTCATGTGACTGGATCACATGAGGAAGCGCTTTATTACAGACATCAGTTCCATGGTGTTAATTTGAAATGCCTTAATGGCAGGCAAAAAccagtcatttcatttttgtaa